A region of Acidobacteriota bacterium DNA encodes the following proteins:
- a CDS encoding TrkA family potassium uptake protein: MSKFVVIGLGSFGENVAKTLYEKGNDVLAIDVDKDKINNIKEFVSNAIVADARNKETLEELDVADSDGVIVSLGPEMEGSILIALHLKELGVKNIIVKALSEDHGKILELIGAHQTIYPEKDEAIRLANILSSKNILDFLQLSPDVSIEEIAPPEKFVGKSIKDLDLRNKYKIQIIAIRDTIKDELQFLIEPNFIIKESDSLVILGTKESFKKLESL, from the coding sequence ATGAGTAAATTCGTTGTAATTGGGCTTGGAAGCTTTGGAGAAAATGTCGCGAAAACTTTATATGAAAAGGGAAATGATGTTCTCGCTATTGATGTTGATAAAGATAAAATAAATAATATAAAAGAATTTGTCTCCAATGCAATCGTTGCAGATGCAAGAAATAAAGAAACTCTGGAAGAATTAGACGTTGCTGATTCTGACGGAGTAATAGTAAGTCTTGGTCCTGAAATGGAAGGAAGTATTTTGATAGCGCTTCATCTAAAAGAACTAGGCGTTAAAAATATAATAGTAAAAGCTTTATCAGAGGATCATGGCAAAATACTCGAATTAATAGGGGCCCATCAGACTATTTATCCAGAAAAAGATGAAGCTATAAGGCTTGCAAACATATTGAGTTCAAAAAATATTCTTGATTTTCTTCAGCTTTCTCCGGATGTATCAATTGAAGAGATAGCTCCTCCGGAAAAATTTGTTGGTAAAAGCATTAAAGATTTAGACTTGAGAAATAAGTACAAAATTCAAATTATCGCTATAAGAGATACAATTAAAGATGAGCTACAGTTTCTAATTGAACCAAATTTTATCATCAAAGAGAGTGATTCACTGGTTATACTTGGAACGAAGGAAAGCTTTAAGAAATTGGAGAGCTTATAA
- a CDS encoding TrkH family potassium uptake protein, producing MKNLKPPQILILSFLFLIISGTILLLLPFSVKDNYKLRLIDALFTAASATCVTGLSSMSISDNLTFFGQLIVLTLIQLGGLGLMTFSSFIALIVGKRFSFKNGIIIQESFLHSPIKNLRKLIFEIIIFTFSIELTGALLLFFYWNNEFPLNKSIYYSIFHSISAFCNAGFSLFNSNLIKYVDSIWINIIIIFLIFSGGIGFFVLRNLKEYIGNFKRRRSFKMPVQVKIVLFSSFFLIIISSFLFMLMEWNKSLSELPIKAKVLSSVFQSVTPRTAGLTTIDISLVSNGAVLLIILLMFIGASPGSTGGGIKTTTFAVLVGYLRARLRNRLSIRFFNRNIPLDHSQKALTIFLIALIVVGISCFLMLISQKNLRFEDVTFEVFSAFGTVGLSRGITSMINSFGKVVLIVTMFIGRVGPITLIYAMGVTEAKVDLQYPEEKIMIG from the coding sequence TTGAAAAATTTAAAACCCCCTCAAATATTAATATTAAGCTTTTTATTTTTGATAATATCGGGAACTATTTTATTGCTTCTTCCTTTTTCAGTAAAAGATAATTATAAATTGAGATTAATAGATGCATTATTTACAGCTGCTTCTGCAACCTGTGTAACAGGACTTTCTTCTATGAGCATTTCCGATAATCTTACGTTTTTTGGGCAATTGATTGTGTTAACCCTGATTCAACTGGGAGGGTTAGGATTAATGACATTTTCTTCTTTTATAGCTTTGATTGTGGGAAAAAGATTTTCATTTAAAAATGGAATAATAATACAGGAGAGTTTTTTACATTCTCCTATCAAAAATTTACGTAAATTGATTTTTGAAATAATTATTTTTACATTCTCGATAGAATTAACTGGCGCTTTGCTTTTATTTTTTTATTGGAATAATGAGTTTCCTTTAAACAAGTCGATATATTATTCAATTTTCCATTCAATTTCTGCTTTTTGCAATGCTGGTTTCTCTCTGTTCAATTCCAACTTAATTAAGTATGTCGATAGTATATGGATAAATATAATTATTATATTTCTGATTTTTTCTGGGGGAATTGGTTTTTTTGTGCTGAGAAATCTGAAAGAATATATAGGAAATTTCAAAAGAAGAAGATCATTCAAGATGCCAGTTCAAGTAAAGATTGTTCTTTTTAGTTCCTTTTTTCTGATTATTATTTCTTCCTTTTTATTTATGCTGATGGAATGGAATAAGTCTCTATCAGAATTGCCCATAAAAGCAAAAGTATTGAGTTCTGTGTTTCAATCAGTGACACCGAGAACAGCTGGGCTTACTACAATAGACATTTCTTTGGTTTCAAATGGAGCAGTTTTGTTAATTATTTTACTTATGTTTATAGGAGCATCTCCAGGATCTACAGGAGGAGGGATTAAAACCACTACATTCGCAGTTTTGGTTGGATACCTAAGAGCAAGACTTAGAAACAGACTTTCAATTAGATTTTTTAACAGAAACATCCCTTTGGATCATTCCCAGAAAGCTTTAACGATATTTTTGATTGCTTTAATAGTCGTTGGCATATCTTGCTTTTTAATGCTGATATCGCAGAAAAATCTGAGATTTGAAGATGTTACATTTGAGGTATTTTCAGCTTTTGGAACAGTGGGACTTTCGAGGGGAATTACATCTATGATTAATTCTTTTGGTAAAGTTGTATTAATTGTTACTATGTTTATCGGGAGAGTAGGACCTATTACTTTAATATATGCAATGGGTGTTACTGAAGCAAAAGTTGACTTACAGTATCCAGAAGAAAAAATAATGATAGGATAA
- the lepB gene encoding signal peptidase I has protein sequence MGEKRKKFLTNLFLELAISLLIAFIFISHIAQAFKVEGSSMEPLIKNDERVIVNKLIYKFSKIKRGDVVVFWYPYNPKKSFIKRVIGLPNEIIEIRDGNIYINSKKINEPYIKEPFRSHENMEPISIPSGFYFVLGDHRNSSNDSRVGWLVPEKYIYGKALLIYWPLGKFREI, from the coding sequence ATGGGCGAAAAAAGGAAAAAATTCTTAACTAATTTATTCTTGGAATTAGCAATTTCTCTTTTAATAGCTTTTATTTTTATCTCTCATATTGCCCAGGCTTTTAAAGTGGAAGGAAGCAGTATGGAACCCCTGATAAAGAATGATGAAAGAGTTATTGTAAACAAACTTATATATAAATTCTCAAAAATCAAAAGAGGCGATGTGGTTGTTTTCTGGTACCCTTATAATCCAAAGAAATCATTCATCAAAAGAGTGATAGGATTACCCAATGAAATCATCGAGATAAGAGATGGAAATATATACATAAATAGCAAAAAAATCAATGAACCTTATATAAAAGAACCATTCAGGTCTCATGAGAATATGGAACCCATTTCAATTCCTTCTGGATTCTATTTTGTGCTGGGCGACCACAGAAATTCATCCAACGATAGTAGAGTTGGATGGCTGGTTCCAGAAAAATATATTTATGGAAAGGCTTTATTGATATACTGGCCTCTCGGCAAATTTAGGGAAATTTGA
- a CDS encoding tetratricopeptide repeat protein yields the protein MSLISEALKEAQRKRERLFPSKTNKSLSVVVEKKEVKASKRLALVIAILFIVNISIFIFFFLNFDKSFRDRTKIIDHISSKKVIPQESRLTQKPGIIDEKLDSIQLTENQLKEQIQEKKEELKILAGKLPETEQKKEEPKTQEVLKETIPEQKKEPLSETKIQEAIQPKKELKVDKPKSSKPSSEKEGVGIREPKIKFQLNKEEKETEKFSDLYAKAEEFQKNEEWAKAKELWEKILKKKEMKEVYLNIGISLRMLKNSEEAEYSFKKALQIDPSYREALNNLGVLHLEKGEYEESAKILEKALSLSPNDYEILINLGINYFRLNELQKSYNCMKKVTEANPFLYQPYYYLGLIFFKLDNLKDAKLNFEKFLEFSPKNLSQRNWVESKLLELRNY from the coding sequence GAGTCTTATTTCGGAAGCTTTAAAAGAAGCTCAAAGAAAAAGGGAAAGATTATTTCCATCGAAGACTAATAAGAGCTTATCTGTAGTTGTGGAAAAGAAAGAAGTTAAAGCATCTAAAAGATTAGCATTGGTAATAGCTATTCTTTTTATAGTAAATATAAGTATTTTTATATTTTTCTTTTTGAATTTCGATAAATCATTTAGAGATAGAACAAAAATTATAGATCATATTTCATCAAAAAAAGTCATTCCTCAAGAGAGCAGGTTAACTCAAAAGCCAGGCATAATTGATGAGAAACTTGATAGTATTCAATTAACTGAAAATCAACTAAAAGAACAGATTCAAGAGAAAAAAGAAGAGCTGAAAATACTGGCTGGTAAGTTGCCCGAAACAGAACAAAAAAAAGAGGAACCTAAAACACAAGAAGTTTTAAAAGAAACAATTCCTGAACAAAAAAAAGAACCTCTTTCTGAAACAAAAATTCAAGAAGCTATACAACCAAAAAAGGAATTAAAGGTAGATAAACCCAAATCATCAAAACCTTCATCAGAAAAAGAAGGCGTGGGAATTAGAGAACCAAAGATTAAATTTCAATTAAACAAAGAAGAGAAAGAAACCGAGAAATTTAGTGACTTATACGCAAAAGCAGAGGAATTTCAAAAGAATGAAGAATGGGCGAAAGCAAAAGAGCTATGGGAAAAAATATTGAAGAAAAAAGAGATGAAAGAAGTTTATCTTAACATTGGAATTTCCCTGAGAATGTTAAAGAATAGCGAAGAAGCTGAATATAGTTTTAAAAAAGCGTTACAGATCGATCCCTCATACCGGGAGGCGTTGAATAATCTGGGAGTTCTTCATTTAGAGAAAGGAGAATATGAAGAATCAGCTAAAATATTGGAAAAAGCCCTGTCTTTATCTCCGAATGATTATGAGATTTTAATCAATTTAGGAATTAATTATTTCAGATTAAATGAGTTGCAGAAATCTTACAATTGTATGAAGAAAGTTACAGAAGCAAACCCATTTTTATATCAGCCTTATTATTATCTTGGATTGATATTTTTTAAATTAGATAACCTTAAAGATGCAAAATTAAATTTTGAAAAGTTTCTTGAGTTTTCTCCAAAGAATTTGTCACAAAGAAACTGGGTTGAGAGTAAATTATTGGAATTGAGAAATTATTAA